Proteins encoded in a region of the Misgurnus anguillicaudatus chromosome 9, ASM2758022v2, whole genome shotgun sequence genome:
- the haus1 gene encoding HAUS augmin-like complex subunit 1 isoform X1: protein MCEKSKIVSQWLKKVFGQQPVPDFEVNTRTIEILHELVKNSEMRCKEVELLIQDHEQKAAEYNSDGAILQEVLLQVVGLQPGTVSKPTADLLSVLESTAEVLKLKDTSLGSYMPAMNKLTNDVLEAEKTDRRLQRELSTVRKKMTTTVVLRKKLQDDLLKITHIQQVEAATAEERLLNMDFMKNKSRDLAGRNKIAQEKLDSRQMEDSLTHQAILQLSEKIAALKEETLPLKKKLEPYSDLSPSPALARVKIEEAKRELAALDAQLEQKVDFMNTLSR from the exons ATGTGTGAGAAAAGCAAAATC GTGAGTCAGTGGCTTAAGAAGGTTTTTGGGCAACAGCCCGTCCCTGACTTTGAAGTGAACACGCGCACGATAGAGATTCTGCACGAGCTGGTGAAGAACAGTGAGATGAGATGCAAAGAGGTCGAGCTCCTCATACAGGACCACGAGCAGAAAGCAGCAGAGTACAACAGTGATG GTGCTATTCTGCAGGAGGTGCTTCTTCAGGTAGTGGGACTGCAGCCGGGGACAGTTTCCAAACCCACAGCAGATCTGCTGTCAGTGCTGGAGTCCACTGCTGAAGTGCTTAAACTTAAAGACACATCACTTGGAAGCTA TATGCCTGCAATGAATAAACTGACCAATGATGTGCTGGAGGCTGAAAAAACAGACAGGAGATTACAGCGGGAACTTTCTACCGTCAGGAAGAAAATGACGACCACAGTTGTTCTTCGGAAGAAACTCCAAGA TGATTTGTTAAAGATCACACACATACAACAGGTGGAAGCAGCTACGGCAGAAGAGAGACTTCTGAACATGGACTTCATGAAGAATAAATCCAGAGATCTTGCCGGCCGGAATAAAATCGCACAG GAAAAGTTGGACTCACGGCAGATGGAGGACTCACTTACCCATCAGGCCATTCTGCAGTTATCAGAG AAAATTGCAGCACTGAAAGAGGAAACACTACCGTTGAAAAAGAAACTAGAGCCATATAGTGACTTGAGCCCT AGTCCAGCTTTGGCACGGGTGAAAATCGAGGAAGCCAAACGAGAGCTG GCTGCCCTGGATGCTCAGCTGGAGCAGAAAGTGGACTTCATGAACACTTTATCTAGATAA
- the haus1 gene encoding HAUS augmin-like complex subunit 1 isoform X2, with translation MRCKEVELLIQDHEQKAAEYNSDGAILQEVLLQVVGLQPGTVSKPTADLLSVLESTAEVLKLKDTSLGSYMPAMNKLTNDVLEAEKTDRRLQRELSTVRKKMTTTVVLRKKLQDDLLKITHIQQVEAATAEERLLNMDFMKNKSRDLAGRNKIAQEKLDSRQMEDSLTHQAILQLSEKIAALKEETLPLKKKLEPYSDLSPSPALARVKIEEAKRELAALDAQLEQKVDFMNTLSR, from the exons ATGAGATGCAAAGAGGTCGAGCTCCTCATACAGGACCACGAGCAGAAAGCAGCAGAGTACAACAGTGATG GTGCTATTCTGCAGGAGGTGCTTCTTCAGGTAGTGGGACTGCAGCCGGGGACAGTTTCCAAACCCACAGCAGATCTGCTGTCAGTGCTGGAGTCCACTGCTGAAGTGCTTAAACTTAAAGACACATCACTTGGAAGCTA TATGCCTGCAATGAATAAACTGACCAATGATGTGCTGGAGGCTGAAAAAACAGACAGGAGATTACAGCGGGAACTTTCTACCGTCAGGAAGAAAATGACGACCACAGTTGTTCTTCGGAAGAAACTCCAAGA TGATTTGTTAAAGATCACACACATACAACAGGTGGAAGCAGCTACGGCAGAAGAGAGACTTCTGAACATGGACTTCATGAAGAATAAATCCAGAGATCTTGCCGGCCGGAATAAAATCGCACAG GAAAAGTTGGACTCACGGCAGATGGAGGACTCACTTACCCATCAGGCCATTCTGCAGTTATCAGAG AAAATTGCAGCACTGAAAGAGGAAACACTACCGTTGAAAAAGAAACTAGAGCCATATAGTGACTTGAGCCCT AGTCCAGCTTTGGCACGGGTGAAAATCGAGGAAGCCAAACGAGAGCTG GCTGCCCTGGATGCTCAGCTGGAGCAGAAAGTGGACTTCATGAACACTTTATCTAGATAA